The nucleotide window NNNNNNNNNNNNNNNNNNNNNNNNNNNNNNNNNNNNNNNNNNNNNNNNNNNNNNNNNNNNNNNNNNNNNNNNNNNNNNNNNNNNNNNNNNNNNNNNNNNNNNNNNNNNNNNNNNNNNNNNNNNNNNNNNNNNNNNNNNNNNNNNNNNNNNNNNNNNNNNNNNNNNNNNNNNNNNNNNNNNNNNNNNNNNNNNNNNNNNNNNNNNNNNNNNNNNNNNNNNNNNNNNNNNNNNNNNNNNNNNNNNNNNNNNNNNNNNNNNNNNNNNNNNNNNNNNNNNNNNNNNNNNNNNNNNNNNNNNNNNNNNNNNNNNNNNNNNNNNNNNNNNNNNNNNNNNNNNNNNNNNNNNNNNNNNNNNNNNNNNNNNNNNNNNNNNNNNNNNNNNNNNNNNNNNNNNNNNNNNNNNNNNNNNNNNNNNNNNNNNNNNNNNNNNNNNNNNNNNNNNNNNNNNNNNNNNNNNNNNNNNNNNNNNNNNNNNNNNNNNNNNNNNNNNNNNNNNNNNNNNNNNNNNNNNNNNNNNNNNNNNNNNNNNNNNNNNNNNNNNNNNNNNNNNNNNNNNNNNNNNNNNNNNNNNNNNNNNNNNNNNNNNNNNNNNNNNNNNNNNNNNNNNNNNNNNNNNNNNNNNNNNNNNNNNNNNNNNNNNNNNNNNNNNNNNNNNNNNNNNNNNNNNNNNNNNNNNNNNNNNNNNNNNNNNNNNNNNNNNNNNNNNNNNNNNNNNNNNNNNNNNNNNNNNNNNNNNNNNNNNNNNNNNNNNNNNNNNNNNNNNNNNNNNNNNNNNNNNNNNNNNNNNNNNNNNNNNNNNNNNNNNNNNNNNNNNNNNNNNNNNNNNNNNNNNNNNNNNNNNNNNNNNNNNNNNNNNNNNNNNNNNNNNNNNNNNNNNNNNNNNNNNNNNNNNNNNNNNNNNNNNNNNNNNNNNNNNNNNNNNNNNNNNNNNNNNNNNNNNNNNNNNNNNNNNNNNNNNNNNNNNNNNNNNNNNNNNNNNNNNNNNNNNNNNNNNNNNNNNNNNNNNNNNNNNNNNNNNNNNNNNNNNNNNNNNNNNNNNNNNNNNNNNNNNNNNNNNNNNNNNNNNNNNNNNNNNNNNNNNNNNNNNNNNNNNNNNNNNNNNNNNNNNNNNNNNNNNNNNNNNNNNNNNNNNNNNNNNNNNNGGTTAAGTGATAAGAGTTGGAGCAACTGAGGAGGTATGGCACAAGGCCAGTGAAGAAATGTAAGGCAAAGGACCATAGTAGAGGAGGAAACTATGTACCCCACCTCCATATTGGCACGTAGTTACAAAGACCTAATTACCCCATCCTAGTTAATGATTTACaattcaataaaatctggttCAGGATCAAGTGTTTAGCATTGGAAATGGACCTCAAAAACCGTCTAATGCAATGTTATCATTAATAGGCAAGGGGAGTGAGGCCCAGAAAGTTTTCATGCTTGGACAATTCTAGACTTCTGTCCATTGTAATATACTTCTCTGGGACAAACCATCACCTTCTCTGGATATTCAGTCATCCCCTTCAGACTTAACTCATTGAGTACTGAAGGAGTGAAGCTTTGCATTCTGGCCTCAGAGCTAGGGTCTACCTCTGACCCTcagtacctgtgtgacctgggacaaatcGTTTCATCTCtcccaacctcagtttccccatctataaaatgaggagattggactagatggactctgaggtcccttctagctcttggTCTATGActttatctgttctctttctgagagttgttgctgttattgttttaGATATCCATTGagttttctcctatttttctcatttctaaagagTGCATTTGCATTACTCAATTATCCTAATTAGCCTAATTTCATAACATGACTTAACCATTCTGTTTACCGAGTCCATTATGGAAAACAAACTTTCTGGCATTGGTGGCCCTGGGATCTTGAATCcacatggatttttttctttctttctttttattctccacCCTTTAAAGAGACTCTTTCATTTGACTCATATCAGTGGGTGTCAAAGTTCCCCATCAGTGGGAAGGGCAGAGATCCAGATTCCCTGGATACCCTGAAAAGCCCCAAACTGGATGGTGACCTCATTCCCATTTGCTGCTTTCTTCTGTGAAGACCAGTAGTTTTTGACTaatcagagagagagactgagtcATCTGGTGAACACACCTTGATGAAGGCAGGAAACAGACTGTCCTGAAGGGAGCTCTGGCTGTAGCTGGCagctctcattctcttttttttatctacTGTTTGGAACCCCATGATTTTGATTTCACGAGATTATGCACCTTTTCTGTGTGGTTTTGTAACTTTAAAGtatggagggaagaagggaatagaaagagtaatttgatttttttaaatactttatttcataGCATCAGAATGAACTTATTTCTGTAAGTATTTTAAAcagtaaatgttattttttattctaatttgttttattcttccaGGTGGAAAGGCATGACATGAACACCCTGAGCCTTCCCCTCAACATCAGGCGTGGGGGATCAGACACAAATCTCAACTTCGATGTCCCCGATGGCATCCTGGACTTTCACAAGGTCAAGCTCACAGCAGACAGCTTGAAGCAGAAGATTCTAAAGGTGACCGAGCAGATCAAAATCGAGCAGACATCTCGCGATGGCAACGTGGCCGAATACCTCAAACTCGTGAACAGCGCAGACAAGCAGCAAGCCGGGCGCATCAAGCAGGTGTTTGAGAAGAAGAATCAGAAGTCAGCCCATTCCATCGCCCAACTCCAGAAGAAACTGGAGCAGTACCATCGGAAGCTCCGGGAGATTGAGCAGAACGGGACGCCACGTGCTGCCAGGGACAATGCCAAGGACAACTCGAGGGACGGCCATGGGAAAGCTCGGCCGGCCGGCCAAGGGATGGAGAGTGGCAAGTCGGGCATGCCGGGAGTCTCCCTGACACCACCCATGTTTTTCAACAAGTCCAGGGAGTTTGCCAACTTGATCCGAAATAAATTTGGCAGCGCCGACAACATCGCCCACCTGAAGAGCTCCTTGGAAGAGTTCAGGACGGATGCCAGCTCTAGGGTCTATGGGGGCAGTGCCACCATTGTGACCAAGCCGAAATATGGCAGCGATGACGAGTGTTCCAGTGGCACTTCAGGCTCTGCGGACAGTAATGGCAACCAGTCCTTCGGGACTGGCGGGACAAACACTCTGAGCAGTCAAGGGAAGCTGGCCATGATCTTGGAGGAGCTGAGGGAGATTAAAGAGACTCAGACCCAACTGGCCGAGGACATTGAATCTCTCAAGGGGCAGTTCAAAAGAGAATACAGCTTCATTTCTCAGACCTTGCAAGAGGAACGCTACAGGTACCACCCCTTCCTCACGCACTCGTTGTTCAGTTCAGAAATAAGGGAGTAGATGAAGAAGAGGGAGTGTACGTGACCACAGAGGGCCCGTCCTTGTTTGAGGATGTTCTAACGGGGATGGTTTCCATGGATATGTGAGGATGGCTGAAAAGAATTCTTTTCTAGATGGCACCCTCTGAGGCTGTCCCTTAATTTGTGACAATGACAATACAGAGAGGTGTATGGGTGTGCACATGCATCTCTCTACATACATAATGCTGGGTCTTGAAAATCCGTGAGGAGGCATATGTATTCATTTAAAGTTCCTGGAgaaccatttaaaaatgttaaaaatatctaaaatttttttagatattttttagaTAGACACTAAATGTGtctatctaaattttaaaatatttttagatagaCACTAAATGTGCTCTCtacatatttatagatattatatatttacatttatacatttatttgttttattatacattataatgtatattatatataatatattagaaatatattatatatttacatatatacatttaaaatttttaaataattcaattcaatttaatgatATATAATGATCAagttaattccatttttaaatgttttaagtaTGTTTAAAATCTCACATTAATCCATTCATACACATTCTTTGGGGAAAGGGGGAGCATAAGTCTCATATATCTCCAGTGATATCTCAAGGGAAAGATTTAGATGatgttgagttcaaatcctccatCTAGTACTGTCTCCCCGTCTAACTCGGGGCACATTGAATTTGGCAATGGCTATCTTCTGGGATCCAGCTCTTATGAGTCTTTgattctctcagcctcagtttcttcctcttgaaatgagggggttagactagatggcctctgagatctctaaTAATTCGctatcatgggggcagctaggtggctcagtggatagagtaccagcttagagtcaggaggacctagttTCAGATGTGGCCCCAGGCACTGCCtggcggtgtgaccctgggcaagtcccttagccgcATTTGCTTGGCTAAGTTGTTAcagttgttactgagacagaaagtaggaGTTGTTTGGCTTTTTTAAATCCTATATCTATAATCTTTTAATCTTTCATGTCTCCCCCTAAGTCACTGCCAATTTCTGtatacagtttcctcatctgtaaaatggaggtaataatagtacCAGCCTCagtgggttgttgtgaggatcaaatgagataatatttaagttGATAAACCTTAAAGCTCCATATATATGAATGCTAGTGAAATGTTTTAAGcattaatattaaaacaaagtaattcaattaaccatttattaataggCTCCTATTGTGTGCCTGTCACTGAGCATCCCCTTccacaaaaaaataataaccctGTCCCTTGGCGACAACCCACTGATGTGGATTGAGGGGATGATTCCTTTGGAATGAGGAAACTCCATTCATTCATGCAAAATGGCAGCTGTTTTCAACATAGTTTTCACGAATTActtgagattaaatgactcactcCAAGTTACCCAGCATGTATCaactgggacttgaacccaggtcttcatgactcgcattactttttttttttttaacatttactatctgccctagtaataactctaagatagaagataagggctaggcaaactgaGGTATGTGacatgtctagggtcacacagctaggaagtgtctgaggccatatttgaatgcagATCCTCCTGCCTCCGggtctggtgctctttccactgtgctacctaactgccccattctGCGCCTTTTCATCCATGGAACCACCACATTCTCACAAAACTGACATGATATCAATAATAATTGTTTTGAGAGGCAGCAagaactagattcaaattctgattctgtccCATGCGGGCCAAATCGTGAGCTAGTCACTTGCCTTCTCACtgccctaggcaactctctaaagacTATAAATGATCAGTGAGTTGCCAGTAACCATCGGCAGAGGGAATTTCACACCGAGAGTCTACTTCTACTCACTGGTAAAATCACAGGTTGAGACAAAACTACCCAGGAGAATAGCTAACCTTAGGACCTTAgaggttggcaaagcactttccatTGGTTTTGAACATTTCATTATCTATAACTTCTCCTTTGAGCATCACAGCCACCTATAAATTAAATGCTACAGGTATTATTTCagttttacaattgagaaaattaaggctgaagttaaagtaacttgcccatggccaTGAAAGGGACCTGAGTGTCGAAGAGGACTGTCCAACCCAGATCTCTGCAAACTCCCAGCAGGATGCTTTTTACTCCACTCCACTGAGATTCGCCCAGGGGGGcttcattttagttttaaaagctatttttgctttttaaaaaatcccgaTATAAACAAACTACTCATCTCGTATGTGTGCCTTTTTGCAATttagtatatgtgtatacacatactaAATGCACAGTAGGTGTGATTTGACCTTCCAGGGCATCATTCAATCAGtagacatttattgagtacctactatgtgccaggcactgtattaagcactgagaatgcaaaataaagcaaagatagttcctgccctcaagtagcttataatttaaacatggaaaaatatgatttaaacatgaaaaatgtatttGGTGTTATGGGTATCATGGCATTGTGTTTAGAGGTCTGGCTTTAGAATtagggagacttgggttcaaattctgccttctgaCACCTTCTGACATCTACTCACTGTGTGACAGTGGGTAAGTCTTATAACTACTTGCATTCTAGTCTACTCTTTAAGAATACAAATGAATAGTTATACAGAATTCAGTATTCTAAAGAGAACACAGTATTCTCTTTAGAATACTGCTCTGGGATAAAgagagtttccacactgggaattCTTTATACTGGTATAATTACAGATATTGGCTGTCtccttgccccccccccaaaattggCACCAGATTTGTGAGACCTTGAAATGTTTTCTATCTATTGAGATGAGTCGTCTATCTTTTCTAATAATCTAAATTTCTCTTTGGCCCAAACTCCTAACAACTTATTTCAGATTGGGCAGAAATGCTATAAAACCTTGGAATGGGTTCCAGTGTCCTTGAGACCAAAGCCCAGGTTAAATTCagcaataataattgtaataaccTACATCTACTTAGGTTATAAGGTTTACCAAGTGTTCTATATCCTTTGTCTTTTGTAAGGTTTCTGGTCTCCATTTTGCAAGAGAGCAAACTGAGGTTCAGGAGAGGGCATGGGACTTgattaaggtcacacagcttatacaTTTGGGGCTCTGGGAATTAAACCCAAGTTGACTTTATGGTACATGAAATCCATGACAATGAAAGTCCTGTTAACAAATGGCAGAGAAAGGGGTGGGCATCGAACCAAGATGGATGCCAGCAGGATGTAGACTTTTTATTATCCTGAAATGCATCCCAAGGCATTCTTCTATTCACACTGGTCTTGGCAAAATGCATTAGCTGATGAAATCCATTCCTGCCTTCATTACAGCCACTTGGCATTTGAGCAGAGAGTCCCTCCTGATGAGACTTTTAGTTGAGTGAGAGGAGTCTGGCAGGGACTGGAAATAAGTAGGAAGAGAAAGCCAGATCTGGTATAAATGAAAATCTTTGGAGTTAGGACAAAGAGACATCAGTACAGTCATCTCCTGAGAGCCTGCGGAGTTTGGGTTCTGAATAATCAAAGATGGCTCTTAACCGGCAATCTGGTCCAATGGACAAGCAGCCTTCTTTTTGCTGATGAGTCTCCATCCTACCAtccttttcatttcatcttttcgTCTGTTAAAAGAAAAGCCTCTCTCTGTCAGTCAAGAGATAAGAATGATTGGAGAGAGGATAAAAAGAGTCACTGATTTCAGGTGGAGTTTTGAAAGGCTGTGATTTGACTTCTTAATTGTACTCTAGGAAGATGTTTCCCAAAAAGACATTCACACTTGATTTCACTTTTTGGAAAAGGTATGAGAGACTAGAAGACCAGCTCCATGACTTGACAGATCTTCACCAGCATGAGACCACCAACTTGAAGCAAGAACTGGCCAGCATAGAAGAGAAAGTGGCCTACCAGGCTTATGAAAGGTCTCGAGATATTCAGGTACATCCGTTATAATCCATTTCTTAAGGTCAGGATCATTGATCATTTTTGTTTCATCATCACAGCCAATTCTGGATGTTTCCTCTTTCCCCCGCACCTATTGCAATCCTCCCCAGAAAAACAGTTGAGCAAAACCAGTGGGCTTCTATGGCAGAGTATGTGACATTCTGCCTCCATAGTCCCCCACTTCTCTgctgagaggaagggaagggtatGTTTCACTCAAATATTTGTGACCTATTGGCTAAAGACTTAGAAATTCCTCCTCAACTCTGCCTTAACTTacttgaaaaaaagtgaaatattttcctttacaaCCCTTAGGGACACGATTATAGAAGCATAATTTCCAAACCCCCTACCTTCTCCAATACTCCATGCCTCTTCCCTCCTTGTCAAACAAGATGTAGAGATTTATTCTTTCTAGAGACAAACAATTCCACTCATTTGCTTTGGTCAGATAAACACTAAATAAACACTGAACATCCACTGTATGTGTAAGGCTGTTAGAGTAGCCACAAAAAGAAGGATCAGGGATCTCGGAAGTCATTATTatatacctactatatgcaaggctcTCTTCTAGGTACTAAGCATATAAAAATGAACCAGTTCCTACTTTCAAGCAGTTTACATTCATTCGGggaagacaaaaaacaaatatacacaaaataaatttgGGGGAAGGGATGACACAGTTTGAGCCCCGAGGGAGCCTGGTCTCTAGTTGGAGAGCAGAGATTGGCACACGTTTAGAATTGCCATCAAACCATGCCAGACCTAATACCTCCTTGAGGTGAGAACGGtttcattttagtattttttttctccttgtatcTTCAGTGCCCAATGTAGCCCGGTATATAGTAGTcgattaataaatgctcatcttTGGGGTGATTTGTCCAATTGTTGCATAGATCATAGGTGCAGCTCAAAAGAATATTTCCCAATAGACCTTGGGAATTCAGGAAAAGTATAATGAGCCAGAGCACTTCATGGAGAAGGCAAGCCAAGAGTTGGACCTTAGAGAATGAATGAGTTCTATGGGGAGCAGACATGGCAAGTCTTATTCTAATTGCCatcattaataaatattggaCTTGCTGGATTGGACGGGGTTGAGTTATCAGTTGACATATTTGGAGTGACCCTTCCATCAAAATGCCAACTCTCTGAGGCCAAgtgctgtttcttttttctctctttgtatccctgctgcctgaaacatagtaggcaattcataaatgcttgctgactgctGGATACTGTCTCCAAATATGGAGTCTGAAATGCAGGGCAATGAGGTCTTTTCCTTTTTAGGACATTTTCGCTTTAGAATATTTATCTCTGATGGTGCCATGGAATATGTTCATGACCTTATCTCCATTTTCTGGTCCGTAGGCGTTCCCAAAAGTGTGCCCTTGACCCGCTTTTCTATCTCCAGTGAATCCCCTGGAAATCTCAGCTACCCCACCGCTTCTCCAAATGCCTCTGGGTCTAAAACAAGCAAAGCTATCTGTCTTGTCCCAGGCTCTTTCCTAAGTCCCAGAAACACCCCTTCAACTGCCTGCTGGTTCTCTCCACTGAATGCCGACAACTTTTTGGCATTTCTGCCTCCGTACTATCTCTCATGTGGAATAGTGAGATAAGGCAAGTAGGCTCGGAGGCAGGGaggccagggttcaaatctcacttccaACAcattagctaggtgaccctggggaaatctgtgcctcaacttcctcatctcttCAATGAAGATCATTTCCAACTCTACGTTTGGGGTCCTGTGGCCTCCTCTCAGTCCCTTCCTTCATATTCTCATTTCCTGTTCCCTTGGTGGAGGCTCcctgttggcttttttttttttaacatttattaataatcatttttaacatggttacatgattcatgctcctactttccccttcaccccccgctctccccccacccatggccgacgcacatttccactggctttggTCCCTGTTGGCTTTTACTCAAGTCACCATTGAACCACATCCCTTACATCCCCCTGTCCCCTTTCACAACTTTCTATGCTTCCCTATTTCTTACCTATTGAACAAAGCTCCAAGTCCTTAGGCTAACATTCAAAGCCCTCCGTGCTCACCGTGTACCCTCTGTTTGGATATTTCACTCTTCCCCCACCTTGATCCATTTTTTCCCATATGTATATGtacgtgtacacacacacacactgtagaCTGCTGGGGCTGGGAGAAACTACAGAGCCTACCCAGGCCAAATGTTACCAGCTCCAAGTAGAACGTTCTCTCATTTATACTCCTTGAGAGCCCAGACTATTTGATTTTGGTGTTTGTAGCACCAGCACTGAGCACTGGCATAGAGTCGGGGCCtaataaatgctcgttgactAATTAATCATTTCCCCTCCCTTGGAAGTACTTGTCCCCATCCACTGAGGTCGGCACTTCAGATTGTGTTCAGAAAAGAGCCGGACTGGCCTGGGCATGCCGAGAGCAGGATATTTTTTATTACGGGTGTGTTCGAATGATCACAAGGGAAGGCTTACAGTTTAATGCACACAGgggtgggggaagctgggtgaggGTGGAATTAGGGCAAGAGAAACAAGGGAGACATATCTAGGGCAGTGGCTGACATTACCAAACTAGGTTAGAGAAGGGATACACCTTGGGTGTGCCAATTGGGCAATGAAGGCTCTGTACGATGGTGAGATGTGTCTGCGTACTTGGACAGCTCACACAAATGACTAGCCCCCAAATTGGGGCCAAGCCAAAGCAGGTGAGAGCCGGGGCTTTTCTAGAGGGGTAGGGGCTTGCTCAAACACAAGGCACCAGGGTTTGGTCTCACTTTAGAATCATAGGATAAGAAAGTTCTCTGCATAGACTTTCCTCccccagattatatgtcaattaatttttttttaaatccttacctttggggcagctgggtgactgagTAGATTAAGAgataggtctagagacaggaagtcctaggttcaaatctggcttccgacacttcttagctgtgtgaccctgggcaagtcacttgcctcccattgcctagcccttactgctcttctgccttggaaccaata belongs to Gracilinanus agilis isolate LMUSP501 chromosome 5, AgileGrace, whole genome shotgun sequence and includes:
- the TMCC3 gene encoding transmembrane and coiled-coil domain protein 3, translating into MPGSDTALTVDRTYSDPGRHQRCKSRVERHDMNTLSLPLNIRRGGSDTNLNFDVPDGILDFHKVKLTADSLKQKILKVTEQIKIEQTSRDGNVAEYLKLVNSADKQQAGRIKQVFEKKNQKSAHSIAQLQKKLEQYHRKLREIEQNGTPRAARDNAKDNSRDGHGKARPAGQGMESGKSGMPGVSLTPPMFFNKSREFANLIRNKFGSADNIAHLKSSLEEFRTDASSRVYGGSATIVTKPKYGSDDECSSGTSGSADSNGNQSFGTGGTNTLSSQGKLAMILEELREIKETQTQLAEDIESLKGQFKREYSFISQTLQEERYRYERLEDQLHDLTDLHQHETTNLKQELASIEEKVAYQAYERSRDIQEALESCQTRISKLELHQQEQQALQTDTVNAKVLLGKCINVILAFMTVILVCVSTIAKFVAPMMKSRFHILGTFFAVTLLAIFCKNWDHILCAIERIIIPR